From Natronincola ferrireducens, the proteins below share one genomic window:
- a CDS encoding TRAP transporter large permease — MTVEIIGITILLGIFFLLMFLKIPIAFAMGISSIVTAIYLDIPTIMVFQRMVNGLNSFTFLAVPFFIVAGQIMSEGGISKRLIKFSNVLVGKIRGGMAVVNVFASMLFGGISGSSVADVSSIGSFLIPMMEENGYDKDYSVAVTVTSSVQGVIIPPSQNVIYYSLAAGGLSVGKLFLGGYIPGIILGLALMFLSYGIAVKRNYPKGQSYTLKESISIILDALIGLFTVVIIMGGILFGIFTATESAAIATVYAFIVTWLVYRELGLKKMYKVLKDSVQTLSIIVAIIGTSSAFAFLLAYLRVPTMVTNLLLGISDNRIVIILLINLLLLVLGMLMDMGILILLLTPILLPVAIEIGMDPIQFGIMMMLNLGIGLCTPPVGTSLFVGCAIAKLKIENSIKALLPFYAVMVAVLLLVIFAPGVVMFLPNLMD, encoded by the coding sequence ATGACAGTAGAAATAATAGGGATTACAATTTTATTAGGAATCTTCTTTTTACTGATGTTTTTAAAAATTCCTATTGCTTTTGCTATGGGGATATCATCTATAGTTACAGCAATATATCTTGACATTCCAACAATTATGGTTTTTCAAAGAATGGTTAACGGGTTAAACAGCTTTACTTTTTTAGCAGTACCTTTCTTTATTGTAGCGGGTCAGATAATGTCGGAAGGGGGAATATCCAAACGATTAATTAAGTTTTCTAATGTACTAGTTGGAAAAATTCGTGGGGGGATGGCAGTAGTAAACGTGTTTGCAAGTATGCTTTTTGGGGGAATATCTGGGTCCTCTGTAGCAGATGTTTCATCAATTGGTTCTTTCTTAATACCAATGATGGAGGAAAATGGATATGATAAAGACTACTCAGTAGCTGTAACCGTAACATCTTCCGTACAAGGTGTCATCATTCCCCCTAGTCAAAATGTCATTTATTATTCTTTAGCAGCTGGAGGTTTATCGGTAGGAAAACTATTTCTTGGTGGATATATCCCGGGTATTATTCTTGGACTTGCCCTCATGTTTTTAAGCTATGGGATTGCAGTAAAGAGAAACTATCCTAAAGGACAAAGCTATACACTTAAAGAATCGATAAGCATTATTTTAGATGCTTTGATTGGATTATTTACTGTTGTTATTATCATGGGTGGTATATTGTTTGGAATTTTTACAGCGACAGAATCAGCGGCTATTGCTACTGTATATGCCTTTATAGTAACTTGGTTAGTTTATCGTGAGTTGGGACTTAAAAAAATGTATAAGGTCTTAAAAGATTCTGTTCAGACTTTATCAATTATTGTAGCTATTATAGGAACATCATCGGCGTTTGCTTTTTTATTGGCTTATTTAAGAGTACCGACAATGGTAACCAATCTTCTGTTAGGTATATCAGACAATAGAATAGTCATAATTCTGCTTATCAATCTATTATTATTGGTATTAGGGATGTTAATGGATATGGGCATATTGATTTTACTTTTGACCCCTATATTATTACCTGTGGCTATAGAGATTGGGATGGATCCTATCCAGTTTGGAATCATGATGATGCTGAATCTAGGTATAGGCTTATGTACACCGCCTGTAGGCACATCTTTGTTTGTAGGTTGTGCTATAGCTAAGTTAAAGATTGAGAATTCAATAAAAGCTTTGCTGCCTTTTTATGCAGTTATGGTTGCAGTATTATTGCTAGTTATTTTTGCTCCAGGTGTTGTAATGTTCTTACCGAATTTAATGGATTAA
- a CDS encoding glucosamine-6-phosphate deaminase: MKLYVSINPQELGEKAASHAADELNKAISEQGYARLLVSTGASQFETLSALIKKDIDWKKVEMFHLDEYVNLPENHIASFRKYLKERFVQRIPLKKAHLVNGEGDIKETIKLLTEEIRKQPIDVALIGIGENAHIAFNDPPADFDTKEAYIVVELDDKCKEQQVREGWFKIIEDVPKTAISMSVYQIMQSKIIISSVPHLVKAKAVKDTLESDLTNTIPATMLKQHDNWHLYLDESSSSLIDHKQSYNSLYL; the protein is encoded by the coding sequence ATGAAATTATACGTATCTATAAATCCACAAGAATTAGGAGAAAAGGCGGCTTCCCATGCTGCTGATGAGCTTAATAAGGCCATATCAGAGCAAGGATATGCTAGATTGCTAGTATCAACAGGAGCTTCACAATTTGAAACACTTAGTGCATTGATAAAAAAAGATATAGACTGGAAAAAGGTTGAAATGTTTCATTTAGATGAATATGTTAACTTGCCAGAAAATCATATTGCAAGCTTTCGTAAATACTTAAAAGAAAGATTTGTTCAACGTATTCCTCTTAAAAAGGCCCATTTAGTAAATGGAGAAGGGGATATAAAAGAAACAATAAAATTACTAACAGAGGAAATTAGAAAACAGCCTATTGACGTGGCCTTAATAGGAATCGGCGAAAATGCCCATATAGCCTTTAATGATCCGCCTGCAGACTTTGACACAAAAGAAGCCTATATTGTAGTTGAGTTAGATGACAAATGCAAAGAACAACAAGTTAGAGAAGGGTGGTTTAAGATTATAGAAGATGTCCCTAAAACTGCAATCTCTATGAGTGTATACCAAATTATGCAGAGTAAAATAATTATCTCATCTGTACCACACTTAGTAAAGGCAAAAGCAGTAAAAGATACTCTAGAAAGTGACTTAACTAATACAATTCCAGCAACCATGCTAAAACAACATGATAACTGGCATCTTTATTTAGATGAATCGTCTTCATCGCTAATAGATCATAAGCAAAGTTATAATTCACTATACCTTTAA
- a CDS encoding LacI family DNA-binding transcriptional regulator — MKKKPTISDIAKLANVSIATVSRVLSNSDYPVKEEVRQKILGISKEVNYKPNIFGKMLKGGSSKEIGVIIPSVTNPFYAQLVSAVEKQCINRGYIPLICSSYNNPKMEKRHIDILFQKQVAGIVMSTIRKDDPFLNIEAHDKNVKVVLFDQTRTDLQYDSVSFDFRKGGYMAVDYLIQCGHKDIAFLTAPIDRKSRKMILEGYKQALKINGIMYNSKRVIISSMIGTNDSGEFEYENGKTLARLLLQDKVLPDAIVTINDMTAIGIIRELTSEGIEVPKDVSIIGFDNISISSMITPSLTTINQPSYETGTLATKMLLDRIEGKEIETNNIVMKPTLIKRDSVKKIEKETRQ, encoded by the coding sequence ATGAAAAAGAAGCCAACTATCTCAGATATAGCAAAATTAGCTAACGTTTCCATTGCTACCGTATCTCGTGTACTAAGCAATTCAGATTACCCAGTAAAAGAAGAAGTTCGACAAAAAATATTGGGAATATCTAAAGAAGTTAATTATAAACCTAATATTTTTGGAAAAATGCTCAAGGGTGGTTCTAGCAAAGAAATAGGAGTAATTATTCCTAGTGTTACAAATCCATTTTATGCACAATTAGTATCAGCAGTAGAAAAACAATGTATAAATAGAGGCTATATCCCTCTTATTTGTAGTTCCTATAATAATCCCAAAATGGAAAAAAGACATATAGATATACTTTTTCAAAAACAGGTAGCTGGAATAGTTATGTCAACTATTAGAAAAGATGATCCTTTTTTAAATATAGAAGCCCATGATAAAAATGTAAAAGTTGTATTATTTGATCAAACTCGTACAGATTTACAATATGATAGCGTATCCTTTGATTTTCGCAAAGGTGGTTACATGGCAGTAGACTATTTAATTCAGTGTGGACATAAAGATATTGCATTTTTAACAGCACCAATTGATAGAAAGAGTAGAAAAATGATACTAGAGGGTTACAAACAAGCATTGAAGATTAATGGGATTATGTATAATTCGAAACGGGTGATTATATCCTCCATGATAGGAACAAATGATAGTGGAGAATTTGAATACGAAAATGGGAAGACACTAGCACGATTGCTCCTACAAGACAAGGTTTTACCAGATGCTATAGTTACCATAAATGATATGACAGCCATAGGCATTATTAGGGAGCTAACTAGTGAAGGAATTGAAGTACCAAAGGATGTATCTATTATCGGTTTTGATAATATTTCAATTTCCTCAATGATTACTCCATCACTGACAACCATCAACCAGCCATCCTATGAAACAGGTACTTTGGCAACTAAGATGCTATTAGATCGTATTGAGGGAAAGGAAATAGAAACAAACAATATTGTTATGAAACCGACGCTTATAAAAAGAGATTCTGTCAAAAAAATAGAAAAGGAGACAAGACAATGA
- a CDS encoding sensor histidine kinase, producing MGDKTLKKLFNFKQNPIGILFLIICFVCIILPMSFNQFLSYNNYVLDTREHIIESNYKALSDINHSIYEFTVRIENELEYISRNTVISNYTQETEEMDIALVFNDFIRLNKKIGNIYFVDVKNRDLFLTQNLEGLVSYKGKQQIYNSSEYDIYSTAYNGLQVKWHPYHISGITNQRVISALKIIYNWQKSEVVGYIVIEIPLEVFSSSITHNNFGQRNRVIVLDKNNNVIAHTNEFYLGREFENQQIIDALDTNFLGDLFINDYYSTGYYNYRKFPKLDFNLIAYVPQWHFSNLVKPMRNSSMTVVAISIVFGIISSIILAQYLISQIKVREQKQELKRRETELNALQVQINPHFLYNTLESIRWMAEIDNATEAVDMIMALSELFRRSSKNPNDLVTVEEEIECLKHYLFIQQKRYGDKFEVAWNVPKNLLKCKMIKFILQPIIENCLEHGIADLEEYGKITIRACLKEKSINFTIADNGKGIDSNKLELIRNKLEGINTEKIGIGISNVHERLKLYYGNEYGIEIKSCENKGTEITIKLGVIPS from the coding sequence ATGGGAGATAAAACTTTAAAAAAACTGTTTAATTTTAAACAAAATCCTATAGGTATTTTATTCTTAATTATCTGTTTTGTATGTATTATCTTACCTATGAGCTTTAATCAGTTTTTATCCTATAACAATTATGTATTGGATACAAGAGAGCATATTATAGAAAGTAACTACAAGGCGTTGTCTGATATAAACCATTCAATTTATGAGTTTACTGTTAGGATAGAAAATGAACTAGAGTATATATCAAGGAATACGGTAATCAGCAATTATACACAAGAAACAGAGGAAATGGACATAGCGTTGGTGTTCAATGATTTTATTAGGCTAAATAAAAAAATTGGTAACATTTATTTTGTAGACGTTAAAAATAGGGACTTGTTTTTAACACAAAATTTAGAAGGATTAGTCTCTTATAAGGGTAAGCAACAAATATATAATTCTAGCGAATACGATATCTATAGCACGGCCTATAACGGATTACAAGTGAAATGGCACCCCTATCATATAAGCGGGATTACAAATCAAAGAGTCATAAGTGCTTTAAAAATTATATACAATTGGCAAAAAAGTGAGGTTGTAGGGTATATTGTCATTGAAATACCTTTAGAGGTTTTCTCAAGCTCGATTACTCATAATAACTTCGGTCAAAGAAACCGAGTTATCGTACTAGATAAAAATAATAATGTTATAGCCCACACCAATGAATTTTATCTAGGGAGAGAGTTTGAAAATCAACAAATTATAGATGCTTTAGATACAAACTTTCTAGGAGATTTATTTATTAATGATTATTACTCCACAGGATATTATAACTATAGAAAATTTCCTAAGCTAGATTTCAATTTAATTGCGTATGTCCCCCAATGGCATTTTAGTAATTTGGTGAAGCCTATGAGGAATTCAAGTATGACAGTTGTTGCTATAAGCATTGTTTTCGGCATAATTTCTTCCATAATTTTAGCCCAATATCTAATTTCTCAAATCAAAGTCAGAGAACAAAAGCAAGAGCTAAAGAGAAGAGAAACAGAGCTAAATGCTTTGCAAGTACAGATTAATCCACATTTTTTATACAATACGCTAGAATCAATTAGATGGATGGCAGAAATTGATAATGCTACTGAAGCAGTTGATATGATTATGGCTTTGAGTGAACTTTTCAGAAGAAGTTCAAAAAACCCTAATGATTTGGTTACTGTTGAGGAAGAAATAGAATGTTTAAAGCATTATCTATTTATTCAACAAAAGAGATACGGCGATAAATTTGAAGTAGCATGGAATGTCCCTAAAAATCTTCTAAAGTGCAAAATGATAAAATTTATCCTACAGCCTATTATTGAAAATTGCCTTGAGCATGGCATTGCCGACCTAGAAGAATATGGAAAAATAACTATTAGAGCATGCTTAAAAGAAAAAAGCATAAACTTTACAATTGCTGATAACGGCAAAGGAATAGACTCTAATAAACTAGAACTAATAAGAAATAAACTTGAAGGTATAAATACTGAAAAAATAGGGATAGGAATTTCCAATGTACATGAGCGGTTAAAACTATATTATGGAAATGAATATGGAATTGAAATTAAAAGCTGTGAGAATAAAGGAACTGAAATAACAATTAAATTAGGTGTGATACCAAGCTAA
- a CDS encoding glucosamine-6-phosphate deaminase: protein MRNQHYGEVNLKIFKTREDMGVVAAREASEKIIELLGEKKEINCVFAAAPSQNEFLQSLLGDSKIDWSRINGYHMDEYIGLSQENSRSFTNFLNTKIFNKVPFKSVNLLNGLADPQEECNRYEKLLKHNPIDIVFMGIGENGHIAFNDPGVAKFQDERLVKIVELEESCKVQQVNDGCFPTIEDVPQKAITLTIPALVDCKYIFCVVPSANKAKAVTSALKGEISEVCPASILRRTKNVNMYIDEACAALL, encoded by the coding sequence ATGAGAAATCAACATTATGGAGAGGTTAACTTAAAAATTTTTAAAACGAGGGAGGATATGGGTGTAGTTGCAGCTAGGGAGGCATCTGAGAAAATTATAGAATTATTAGGGGAAAAAAAAGAAATTAATTGCGTTTTTGCGGCAGCACCATCACAAAATGAATTTTTACAAAGTTTACTCGGAGATTCAAAAATTGATTGGTCTAGAATAAATGGATACCACATGGATGAATATATTGGATTATCACAGGAGAACAGCAGGTCCTTTACTAATTTTTTAAACACTAAAATTTTCAATAAAGTACCTTTTAAGTCTGTAAATTTATTGAATGGGCTTGCAGATCCACAAGAAGAATGTAATCGATATGAAAAACTATTAAAACATAATCCTATAGATATTGTATTTATGGGAATTGGTGAAAATGGCCATATTGCATTTAACGATCCTGGAGTAGCAAAATTTCAGGATGAAAGACTGGTAAAGATAGTAGAATTGGAAGAATCTTGTAAGGTTCAGCAGGTTAATGATGGATGTTTTCCAACAATTGAAGATGTACCCCAAAAAGCTATTACGTTAACAATACCAGCATTGGTAGACTGTAAGTATATTTTTTGTGTTGTACCCAGTGCTAATAAAGCAAAAGCTGTAACTTCAGCATTAAAAGGAGAGATTAGTGAAGTGTGTCCAGCATCTATACTTAGAAGGACTAAAAATGTAAATATGTACATTGATGAAGCTTGTGCTGCCTTATTATAA
- a CDS encoding AEC family transporter: protein MHEALSNLISMVMLITLGYIIRIKKTSLDDLSNIVVDICLPALILYSTITTFSKEVFQQAVYTFVLGIVAALIGLVLGICVLRFLKIQQEDRGAFLITSSFGNTGFIGLPLIMLLFGQEGLLLAVCFDFGMNIILWSIGINILQNTNKLFTIKTIKNLGNPFILAIIAGILINILEIEVPNAFLTFIESLGNIASPIAMIFIGLMLKQMNFKDTKHSKSVIALIVIKLILVPFCIFVISKTMFIDEIVVVVSLLQSAMPCMASAPIIVKRFQGDSTYPAIGVLLSTIISIATIPLLIGLVQMIFNVF from the coding sequence ATGCATGAAGCTTTGAGCAATCTTATTTCCATGGTTATGTTGATAACCCTTGGATATATAATAAGGATAAAGAAAACCAGCTTAGATGATTTATCCAATATCGTAGTAGACATATGTCTGCCAGCACTAATACTATATAGTACTATTACAACCTTTTCTAAAGAAGTATTTCAACAAGCAGTATACACCTTTGTATTAGGAATAGTAGCAGCACTTATAGGATTAGTTTTGGGAATTTGTGTGTTAAGATTTCTAAAAATCCAGCAAGAAGATCGAGGAGCATTTCTAATTACTTCTTCATTTGGCAATACGGGTTTTATTGGGTTGCCATTAATAATGTTGCTGTTTGGCCAAGAAGGTCTTCTGTTGGCAGTTTGTTTTGATTTTGGCATGAACATAATCTTATGGAGTATTGGTATAAATATATTACAGAACACAAACAAACTTTTTACTATAAAAACCATAAAGAATCTTGGCAATCCTTTTATCCTAGCTATTATTGCAGGCATATTAATAAACATATTAGAAATAGAGGTACCTAATGCATTTCTTACTTTTATAGAATCCCTAGGAAACATTGCTTCGCCTATTGCCATGATATTTATTGGGTTGATGTTAAAACAAATGAACTTTAAAGATACAAAACATAGCAAGAGTGTTATAGCATTAATAGTAATAAAGTTAATTTTGGTACCGTTTTGCATATTCGTTATATCAAAAACTATGTTTATCGATGAAATTGTGGTAGTTGTTTCTTTACTTCAATCAGCTATGCCATGTATGGCTAGCGCACCTATTATTGTAAAGAGATTTCAAGGCGATTCCACTTATCCAGCTATAGGTGTATTACTATCTACGATTATATCTATAGCAACTATACCTCTATTAATTGGATTAGTTCAAATGATTTTTAATGTATTCTAA